The Neodiprion fabricii isolate iyNeoFabr1 chromosome 4, iyNeoFabr1.1, whole genome shotgun sequence genome window below encodes:
- the LOC124180877 gene encoding uncharacterized protein LOC124180877 isoform X1: protein MTRYRMSLQYVNKQEKMPGHRQPSSLEGLSLGRVCQQLDGTCRRLQIRSQESTAAQVFAYAKQTIRPYYVNALPARLRSQVIEETSKMLYGPSSDGSTLISGPAPLYLLALLLGHDIRCLKVNLCCYYGCSHQTSLLNLLATEGVGLESLELARSALLRLDCKLLRTSLLNMTNLRTLILRNIANDAVLQVIGKACSQLVVLDVACSRQVTDIGLKQLLLQVELRDKTLYHPPVQESNSWSRIKSLFSKLKFKNLKTEKNSDFGVLLEYCESRNFLCNTLRVLNVANTRVTSEGVLIALVHVPKLESLAEYNHVGRVMEIMNRGATGLNAPFSLTQARTLRTTPSRLEILAQACPKVEKLHISEPHHPPESLGLFSCVTSLSVHSIPAQKQWLEGFYGYLRTNGQNLHDLNLRIMQTENPIKLDLREIFSSCPNLRILSMDGSNVVWSNRTDPPPVKHLKKVQLGRIVSAITITKTLSLAPELTDLHVHSCFDLTNLHLEKLLNVSTKSKNGCKSEKCKNSLAQNLTCFYIYEASNVSTSTVLNMLHSCKNLKRIGNLANWGLDCEGVRTLRETLARDNFDVNLSPGSHWFWSNCIQ from the coding sequence TGAATAAACAAGAGAAAATGCCGGGCCACCGTCAGCCTAGCTCCCTAGAGGGGCTCAGTTTGGGACGCGTGTGCCAGCAGCTCGATGGGACGTGCCGTCGCCTTCAAATACGATCTCAAGAATCAACTGCCGCTCAAGTGTTCGCCTATGCGAAACAAACTATCAGGCCTTACTATGTGAACGCCCTTCCGGCACGCCTTCGTTCTCAAGTGATAGAGGAAACGTCCAAAATGCTTTATGGACCTTCCTCGGATGGTTCTACTCTGATCTCCGGCCCTGCACCATTGTATCTACTTGCTCTCTTACTCGGACATGATATCAGATGTCTGAAAGTTAATTTGTGCTGCTACTATGGATGCAGCCATCAAACCTCGCTCCTAAATTTATTAGCGACAGAAGGGGTTGGACTGGAATCTCTTGAACTGGCTCGTTCTGCACTGCTTAGACTGGACTGTAAGTTACTTAGAACGTCATTACTTAACATGACGAATCTGAGAACTCTAATACTCAGAAACATAGCAAACGATGCGGTACTACAAGTGATTGGAAAAGCGTGTTCGCAGTTGGTCGTTTTGGATGTTGCCTGCTCCAGACAAGTAACAGACATTGGTCTCAAACAGTTGCTGTTGCAAGTCGAACTTCGTGACAAAACTTTGTATCACCCTCCTGTTCAAGAATCTAATAGTTGGTCCCGCATAAAGTCGCTCTTTTCGAAACTGAAATTCAAGAATTTgaagactgaaaaaaattccgactTTGGAGTGCTGCTCGAGTACTGTGAAAGTAGAAACTTCCTCTGTAATACACTTAGGGTTTTAAACGTAGCCAATACAAGAGTAACGAGTGAAGGGGTGCTCATCGCTCTGGTTCACGTTCCGAAATTGGAATCCTTGGCCGAATACAATCACGTGGGAAGAGTGATGGAAATCATGAACCGAGGCGCAACTGGTTTGAACGCTCCGTTTAGCCTCACTCAGGCCCGGACTTTAAGAACCACGCCATCCAGATTAGAAATCTTAGCGCAGGCTTGTCCAAAGGTGGAAAAACTTCACATTTCTGAGCCTCACCATCCCCCAGAGTCACTTGGACTATTTTCTTGTGTTACTTCCCTGAGTGTCCACAGCATTCCAGCACAAAAACAATGGCTGGAGGGTTTCTACGGCTACCTGCGCACTAACGGCCAGAACTTGCACGATCTAAATCTCCGAATAATGCAAACTGAAAACCCAATAAAATTAGATCtcagagaaatattttcaagctGTCCAAATCTTAGAATATTATCTATGGATGGTTCAAACGTTGTTTGGAGCAACAGAACCGATCCTCCGCCTGTGAAACATCTAAAGAAAGTTCAACTAGGTCGCATAGTTAGcgcaataacaataacaaaaacacTTTCGCTGGCACCAGAGCTGACAGATTTACACGTGCACAGTTGTTTTGATCTCACTAACCTTCACTTGGAAAAGTTATTGAATGTGTCAACCAAATCCAAAAATGGATGTAAGTCagagaaatgtaaaaatagtTTGGCACAAAATTTAACTTGCTTTTACATTTACGAGGCAAGCAATGTGTCGACTTCTACTGTATTGAATATGCTTCACAGCTGCAAAAATCTTAAGCGAATTGGAAATTTGGCCAACTGGGGCCTGGACTGTGAGGGAGTAAGAACTTTGCGGGAAACTCTGGCTCGGGACAATTTTGATGTCAATTTATCCCCCGGCTCACATTGGTTTTGGAGTAATTGTATCCAATAG
- the LOC124180877 gene encoding uncharacterized protein LOC124180877 isoform X2, with amino-acid sequence MPGHRQPSSLEGLSLGRVCQQLDGTCRRLQIRSQESTAAQVFAYAKQTIRPYYVNALPARLRSQVIEETSKMLYGPSSDGSTLISGPAPLYLLALLLGHDIRCLKVNLCCYYGCSHQTSLLNLLATEGVGLESLELARSALLRLDCKLLRTSLLNMTNLRTLILRNIANDAVLQVIGKACSQLVVLDVACSRQVTDIGLKQLLLQVELRDKTLYHPPVQESNSWSRIKSLFSKLKFKNLKTEKNSDFGVLLEYCESRNFLCNTLRVLNVANTRVTSEGVLIALVHVPKLESLAEYNHVGRVMEIMNRGATGLNAPFSLTQARTLRTTPSRLEILAQACPKVEKLHISEPHHPPESLGLFSCVTSLSVHSIPAQKQWLEGFYGYLRTNGQNLHDLNLRIMQTENPIKLDLREIFSSCPNLRILSMDGSNVVWSNRTDPPPVKHLKKVQLGRIVSAITITKTLSLAPELTDLHVHSCFDLTNLHLEKLLNVSTKSKNGCKSEKCKNSLAQNLTCFYIYEASNVSTSTVLNMLHSCKNLKRIGNLANWGLDCEGVRTLRETLARDNFDVNLSPGSHWFWSNCIQ; translated from the coding sequence ATGCCGGGCCACCGTCAGCCTAGCTCCCTAGAGGGGCTCAGTTTGGGACGCGTGTGCCAGCAGCTCGATGGGACGTGCCGTCGCCTTCAAATACGATCTCAAGAATCAACTGCCGCTCAAGTGTTCGCCTATGCGAAACAAACTATCAGGCCTTACTATGTGAACGCCCTTCCGGCACGCCTTCGTTCTCAAGTGATAGAGGAAACGTCCAAAATGCTTTATGGACCTTCCTCGGATGGTTCTACTCTGATCTCCGGCCCTGCACCATTGTATCTACTTGCTCTCTTACTCGGACATGATATCAGATGTCTGAAAGTTAATTTGTGCTGCTACTATGGATGCAGCCATCAAACCTCGCTCCTAAATTTATTAGCGACAGAAGGGGTTGGACTGGAATCTCTTGAACTGGCTCGTTCTGCACTGCTTAGACTGGACTGTAAGTTACTTAGAACGTCATTACTTAACATGACGAATCTGAGAACTCTAATACTCAGAAACATAGCAAACGATGCGGTACTACAAGTGATTGGAAAAGCGTGTTCGCAGTTGGTCGTTTTGGATGTTGCCTGCTCCAGACAAGTAACAGACATTGGTCTCAAACAGTTGCTGTTGCAAGTCGAACTTCGTGACAAAACTTTGTATCACCCTCCTGTTCAAGAATCTAATAGTTGGTCCCGCATAAAGTCGCTCTTTTCGAAACTGAAATTCAAGAATTTgaagactgaaaaaaattccgactTTGGAGTGCTGCTCGAGTACTGTGAAAGTAGAAACTTCCTCTGTAATACACTTAGGGTTTTAAACGTAGCCAATACAAGAGTAACGAGTGAAGGGGTGCTCATCGCTCTGGTTCACGTTCCGAAATTGGAATCCTTGGCCGAATACAATCACGTGGGAAGAGTGATGGAAATCATGAACCGAGGCGCAACTGGTTTGAACGCTCCGTTTAGCCTCACTCAGGCCCGGACTTTAAGAACCACGCCATCCAGATTAGAAATCTTAGCGCAGGCTTGTCCAAAGGTGGAAAAACTTCACATTTCTGAGCCTCACCATCCCCCAGAGTCACTTGGACTATTTTCTTGTGTTACTTCCCTGAGTGTCCACAGCATTCCAGCACAAAAACAATGGCTGGAGGGTTTCTACGGCTACCTGCGCACTAACGGCCAGAACTTGCACGATCTAAATCTCCGAATAATGCAAACTGAAAACCCAATAAAATTAGATCtcagagaaatattttcaagctGTCCAAATCTTAGAATATTATCTATGGATGGTTCAAACGTTGTTTGGAGCAACAGAACCGATCCTCCGCCTGTGAAACATCTAAAGAAAGTTCAACTAGGTCGCATAGTTAGcgcaataacaataacaaaaacacTTTCGCTGGCACCAGAGCTGACAGATTTACACGTGCACAGTTGTTTTGATCTCACTAACCTTCACTTGGAAAAGTTATTGAATGTGTCAACCAAATCCAAAAATGGATGTAAGTCagagaaatgtaaaaatagtTTGGCACAAAATTTAACTTGCTTTTACATTTACGAGGCAAGCAATGTGTCGACTTCTACTGTATTGAATATGCTTCACAGCTGCAAAAATCTTAAGCGAATTGGAAATTTGGCCAACTGGGGCCTGGACTGTGAGGGAGTAAGAACTTTGCGGGAAACTCTGGCTCGGGACAATTTTGATGTCAATTTATCCCCCGGCTCACATTGGTTTTGGAGTAATTGTATCCAATAG